A section of the Oncorhynchus keta strain PuntledgeMale-10-30-2019 chromosome 15, Oket_V2, whole genome shotgun sequence genome encodes:
- the LOC118394436 gene encoding calcium-activated potassium channel subunit beta-2-like has protein sequence MQHRSFHQSFRTTSSVRRGGRETSGKRLFVTGTKSTGWAASGGGATRSIYQKFRDVDLLDKKKTMTAMKAGEDRAILLGLGMVIASAMMYFVLGITVLRSYADSVWTEGSVCIVLNSTITADMNCSYSCGSDCWRGSKYPCLQVYVSVNTTGRVSRLSHNEESWDANFECFYVPKCQKDTNAMHHIIVNISERLKPHHQVLCYYDPSDQQESVLLTRQYGHSPVFHSLFWPSCMLTGGTAIIFMVKLTQYLSIMCEQVIKIER, from the exons ATGCAGCACAG GTCATTCCATCAGTCTTTCCGCACCACTTCTTCTGTGAGAAGAGGAGGTCGTGAGACATCTGGAAAGAGGCTCTTTGTGACAGGTACCAAAAGTACAGGATGGGCAGCATCAGGAGGAGGAGCGACGAG GTCCATCTACCAGAAATTCCGAGATGTTGACCTGCTGGACAAGAAGAAGACGATGACAGCTATGAAGGCTGGGGAGGACCGGGCTATTCTCCTAGGCCTGGGCATGGTCATTGCGTCGGCCATGATGTACTTTGTCCTGGGCATCACTGTACTGCGCTCCTATGCAGACAG TGTGTGGACAGAGGGGAGTGTCTGTATCGTGCTCAACTCCACCATCACGGCAGACATGAACTGCTCTTATAGCTGTGGCTCGGACTGCTGGAGAGGCTCCAAGTATCCCTGTCTGCAGGTCTACGTCAGTGTCAACACCACGGGCAGGGTCAGCCGCTTATCCCACAATGAGGAGAGCTGGGACGCCAACTTTGAG TGTTTCTACGTGCCAAAGTGCCAGAAGGACACCAATGCCATGCACCACATTATCGTGAACATCTCAGAGCGCCTGAAGCCGCACCACCAGGTCCTGTGCTACTACGACCCCAGCGACCAGCAGGAGAGTGTCCTCCTGACCCGGCAGTACGGCCACAGTCCCGTCTTCCACTCGCTCTTCTGGCCCTCCTGTATGCTCACGGGGGGCACCGCCATCATCTTCATGGTCAAACTCACCCAGTACCTCTCCATTATGTGCGAGCAGGTTATCAAGATCGAAAGGTGA